In Solibacillus sp. FSL R7-0682, the sequence CACTCTACGGTGATTTAGGTAAGTACCTCTAGAGTGATTTACCTAAGTCACTCTACGGTGATTAACGCTTTTAACTCGTCAATTTGTCGAAGTTAGCCCGAACCTCAGCGTCAGTCAGCTCGCTATAATATTGCGGATAGTATAACTTTTCGCGCCTGTTTGCGGCGTAATCATACGCAGTTACGAGCAGCCCGCACGCTTCCAATGCGTTAGAAAGTTTCGCGATTCTATTCCTCGATATTCGCGTGTCCTCCGCAATGCGATCAACGCTAGGAAAAGCGCTCATATAACGGTCATTGTCCGGTTGCCCGTTCACCTTCGCGATTAAGTATGAATATAGGAGCGCCATATCAGCGTTTCCCCTGTCGTATTCCATTGCGATAGGAATAAAACGACGCCACAAATCGTGCGGTATCATGCCGTTTTTTCCGACGTCTAACGCCTTTTCTTTCCGCTGTTTTGCCGCGTTTGCATAGTGC encodes:
- a CDS encoding helix-turn-helix domain-containing protein — protein: MKTGKFMHYANAAKQRKEKALDVGKNGMIPHDLWRRFIPIAMEYDRGNADMALLYSYLIAKVNGQPDNDRYMSAFPSVDRIAEDTRISRNRIAKLSNALEACGLLVTAYDYAANRREKLYYPQYYSELTDAEVRANFDKLTS